The following proteins are encoded in a genomic region of Streptomyces sp. NBC_01723:
- a CDS encoding RNA degradosome polyphosphate kinase codes for MRQPNTQAEVQHTQPSVGSIAAHRSHTVAATVSDLEPDIDADLDAYEESEESQAGGAQLPQGRFLDRERSWLAFNERVLELAEDPATPLLERANFLAIFASNLDEFFMVRVAGLKRRIATGVATRSASGLQPREVLDMIWARSRELMARHAACFHEDVAPGLAEEGIHLVRWSELAEKEQARLFTLFRHQIFPVLTPLAVDPAHPFPYISGLSLNLAVVVRNPVTGHRHFARVKVPPLLSRFLEASPGRYVPIEDVIAAHLEELFPGMEVLEHHAFRLTRNEDLEVEEDDAENLLQALEKELMRRRFGPPVRLEVEESVDREVLDLLVRELKIGEAEVYPLPGPLDLTGLFRIHSLDRPELKYPKFVAGTHRDLAEVESASAPDVFAALRSRDVLLHHPYDSFSTSVQAFLEQAAADPDVLAIKQTLYRTSGDSPIVDALIDAAESGKQVLVLVEIKARFDEHANIKWARKLEEAGCHVVYGLVGLKTHCKLSLVVRQEGETLRRYSHVGTGNYHPKTARLYEDLGLLTADPQVGADLSDLFNRLSGYSRRETYRRLLVAPKSLRDGLVSRIHKEIQHHHAGRPAYIRIKVNSMVDEAVVDACYRASQAGVPVDVWVRGICALRPGVEGLSENISVRSVLGRFLEHSRVFAFGNGGEPEVWFGSADMMHRNLDRRIEALVRVTDPAHRAALNRLLETGMSDGTASWHLGPDGEWTRHAADADGQPLRNIQEMLIDARRRRRGTATP; via the coding sequence ATGAGGCAGCCGAACACCCAGGCAGAGGTCCAGCACACGCAGCCCTCCGTGGGCTCCATCGCCGCGCACCGCTCGCACACCGTGGCCGCCACGGTCTCCGACCTGGAGCCGGACATCGACGCCGATCTCGACGCGTACGAGGAGTCGGAGGAGTCCCAGGCCGGCGGCGCCCAGCTCCCGCAGGGCCGCTTCCTGGACCGCGAGCGCAGCTGGCTCGCGTTCAACGAACGCGTCCTCGAACTCGCCGAGGACCCCGCCACCCCCCTCCTCGAGCGTGCCAACTTCCTCGCGATCTTCGCCAGCAACCTGGACGAGTTCTTCATGGTCCGCGTCGCCGGCCTCAAGCGCCGCATCGCGACCGGCGTGGCCACCCGCTCCGCCTCCGGCCTCCAGCCCCGCGAGGTCCTGGACATGATCTGGGCCCGCTCACGCGAGCTCATGGCCCGCCACGCCGCCTGCTTCCACGAGGACGTCGCCCCGGGCCTCGCCGAGGAGGGCATCCACCTGGTCCGCTGGAGCGAACTGGCCGAGAAGGAACAGGCCCGCCTGTTCACCCTCTTCCGGCACCAGATCTTCCCGGTCCTCACCCCCCTCGCCGTCGACCCGGCCCACCCCTTCCCGTACATCTCGGGCCTCTCCCTCAACCTCGCGGTCGTCGTCCGCAACCCCGTCACGGGCCACCGCCACTTCGCCCGCGTCAAGGTCCCGCCGCTGCTCTCCCGCTTCCTGGAGGCGTCCCCGGGCCGCTACGTCCCCATCGAGGACGTCATCGCCGCCCATCTGGAAGAGCTGTTCCCCGGCATGGAGGTCCTGGAGCACCACGCCTTCCGCCTCACCCGCAACGAGGACCTGGAGGTGGAGGAGGACGACGCGGAGAACCTCCTCCAGGCCCTCGAGAAGGAGCTGATGCGGCGCCGCTTCGGCCCGCCCGTCCGCCTGGAGGTCGAGGAGAGCGTGGACCGCGAGGTCCTGGACCTCCTCGTCCGCGAGCTGAAGATCGGCGAGGCGGAGGTCTACCCGCTCCCCGGCCCGCTGGACCTCACCGGCCTCTTCCGCATCCACAGTCTCGACCGCCCCGAGCTGAAGTACCCGAAGTTCGTCGCCGGCACCCACCGCGACCTGGCCGAGGTGGAGTCCGCCTCCGCGCCGGACGTCTTCGCCGCGCTGCGCAGCAGGGACGTGCTCCTGCACCACCCGTACGACTCCTTCTCGACCTCGGTCCAGGCCTTCCTGGAGCAGGCGGCGGCCGACCCGGACGTCCTGGCGATCAAGCAGACGCTGTACCGCACCTCGGGCGACTCCCCGATAGTCGACGCGCTCATCGACGCGGCCGAGTCGGGCAAGCAGGTCCTGGTCCTGGTCGAGATCAAGGCCCGCTTCGACGAGCACGCGAACATCAAGTGGGCCCGCAAGCTGGAGGAGGCCGGCTGCCACGTGGTCTACGGCCTGGTCGGCTTGAAGACCCACTGCAAGCTCTCCCTGGTGGTCCGCCAGGAGGGCGAGACCCTGCGCCGCTACAGCCACGTGGGCACCGGCAACTACCACCCGAAGACGGCCCGCCTCTACGAGGACCTCGGCCTGCTCACCGCGGACCCGCAGGTCGGCGCGGACCTCTCCGACCTGTTCAACCGCCTCTCCGGCTACTCCCGCCGCGAGACCTACCGCCGGCTCCTGGTCGCGCCCAAGTCCCTGCGCGACGGCCTGGTCTCCCGGATCCACAAGGAGATCCAGCACCACCACGCCGGCCGCCCCGCGTACATACGCATCAAGGTCAACTCGATGGTCGACGAGGCCGTGGTCGACGCCTGCTACCGGGCGTCCCAGGCCGGCGTCCCGGTCGACGTGTGGGTGCGGGGCATCTGCGCGCTGCGCCCCGGCGTGGAGGGCCTGTCGGAGAACATCAGCGTCCGCTCGGTCCTCGGCCGCTTCCTCGAACACTCGCGGGTCTTCGCCTTCGGCAACGGCGGCGAGCCGGAGGTCTGGTTCGGCAGCGCCGACATGATGCACCGCAACCTCGACCGCCGGATCGAGGCCCTGGTCCGGGTCACCGACCCGGCCCACCGGGCGGCCCTGAACCGGCTGCTCGAGACCGGCATGTCCGACGGCACCGCCTCCTGGCACCTCGGCCCGGACGGCGAGTGGACCCGGCACGCGGCCGACGCGGACGGCCAGCCCCTGCGCAACATCCAGGAGATGCTCATAGACGCCCGGAGGCGCCGGCGTGGCACAGCGACACCTTGA
- a CDS encoding CHAD domain-containing protein, producing MAQRHLDPTDRAPAKAVAHPASDTDALASYLRAQATEFLRALRRHRESGASPNGASPATRSAAPPVPPTTHVDTARALRRAARRLSGTLHTFQPLLDADWAEGMRPELAWLSGTLAMEHAYASRLDRLLQALHRLSGSSPLPSPRPVSGSAGAAAPPPTTPPTAHPDRGNLTVGAAKAGALLDRQLTLARTRAHSTALQALGSSRFHAVADKVALLASEVPLRTTGPLTAPAAATPTGLRPLATAAEDRLTDAVAALPLVTAGSPYNAQALVHGLSPDPSPHPQDAPWHQVRLLLRLHRYALEVLTGEATGHTADTDPDDCADVRLLAAGEALDLHRDASEAAAAAAQAARTPRIAPATAYALGVLHADQRHEVEAARYAFQHSWHKEPIRLP from the coding sequence GTGGCACAGCGACACCTTGACCCGACGGACCGGGCCCCCGCGAAAGCGGTGGCGCACCCGGCCTCGGACACCGACGCCCTGGCGTCCTATCTGCGGGCCCAGGCCACGGAGTTCCTCCGTGCCCTGCGCCGGCACCGCGAGTCGGGCGCGTCCCCGAACGGCGCGTCACCGGCGACCAGGTCGGCGGCGCCCCCCGTCCCGCCCACGACCCACGTGGACACGGCCCGCGCCCTGCGCCGGGCCGCCCGCCGCCTCAGCGGCACGCTGCACACGTTCCAGCCCCTGCTGGACGCCGACTGGGCGGAGGGCATGCGCCCCGAGCTGGCCTGGCTGTCCGGCACGCTGGCGATGGAACACGCGTACGCGTCCCGCCTGGACCGCCTGCTACAGGCCCTGCACCGGCTCTCGGGTTCCTCACCGCTCCCGTCCCCGCGCCCGGTGAGCGGCAGCGCCGGGGCGGCAGCGCCACCACCGACCACGCCCCCCACCGCCCACCCCGACCGGGGCAACCTCACCGTGGGCGCCGCCAAGGCGGGCGCGCTGCTCGACCGTCAGCTGACCCTGGCCCGCACCCGGGCCCACTCCACCGCCCTCCAGGCCCTCGGCAGCAGCCGCTTCCACGCGGTCGCCGACAAGGTCGCCTTACTGGCCAGCGAGGTCCCGCTGCGGACCACCGGCCCCCTCACCGCCCCCGCGGCCGCCACCCCCACCGGCCTCCGCCCCCTGGCCACCGCGGCCGAGGACCGCCTGACCGACGCCGTGGCCGCCCTCCCGCTGGTCACCGCGGGCAGCCCGTACAACGCCCAGGCGCTGGTCCACGGCCTCTCCCCCGACCCGTCGCCGCACCCGCAGGACGCCCCCTGGCACCAGGTCCGCCTGCTCCTGCGCCTGCACCGGTACGCCCTCGAAGTGCTGACCGGCGAGGCCACCGGGCACACCGCGGACACCGACCCCGACGACTGCGCGGACGTACGCCTGCTCGCCGCGGGCGAGGCCCTGGACCTGCACCGCGACGCCTCGGAGGCCGCGGCGGCCGCGGCCCAGGCGGCCCGTACGCCGCGCATCGCACCGGCGACGGCGTACGCGCTGGGCGTGCTCCACGCCGACCAGCGGCATGAGGTGGAGGCGGCGAGGTACGCGTTCCAGCACAGCTGGCACAAGGAACCCATCAGGCTGCCGTAG
- a CDS encoding NUDIX hydrolase, with protein MTPADTVQAAGCVLWRSAPEHPSALELCLVHRPKYDDWSHPKGKLKPGEDPLAAALREVAEETGYAARPGVELPTVRYLANGRPKVVRYWAATATTGAFAPSDEVDRILWLEPAAARARLTQPRDRALVDALLGTLPPGTTPCP; from the coding sequence GTGACCCCCGCAGACACCGTCCAGGCGGCCGGCTGCGTCCTGTGGCGCTCCGCCCCGGAGCACCCCTCCGCCCTGGAGCTGTGCCTCGTCCACCGCCCGAAGTACGACGACTGGTCGCACCCGAAGGGCAAGCTCAAGCCCGGCGAGGACCCGCTCGCCGCCGCCCTGCGCGAGGTCGCGGAGGAGACCGGGTACGCCGCCCGGCCGGGCGTCGAGCTGCCCACGGTGCGCTACCTGGCGAACGGCCGCCCCAAAGTGGTCCGGTACTGGGCGGCGACGGCCACCACCGGCGCCTTCGCCCCGTCCGACGAGGTCGACCGCATCCTGTGGCTGGAGCCCGCGGCCGCCCGCGCCCGGCTCACCCAGCCCCGCGACCGGGCCCTCGTGGACGCCCTCCTCGGGACCCTCCCGCCCGGGACCACTCCGTGTCCTTGA
- the pstS gene encoding phosphate ABC transporter substrate-binding protein PstS, which produces MKLQRMNRRALALGALAVSGALALTACGSDDTGGNSSGGDSSANASNIKCEDAKGQLQASGSSAQKNAIDAWVKQYVAACQGVQINYNPTGSGAGITAFTQGQTAFAGSDSALKPDEVEASKKVCKDGQAINLPMVGGPIAVGFNVPGVDTLNLDAATLAQIFDSKITNWNDPAIAKLNPDAKLPDLKIQAFHRSDESGTTDNFTKYLKAAAPKDWKYEGGKSWEAKGGQSAQGSSGLAAQVKQTSGAISYFELSYAKDGIKTVDVKTAAAEPAKATVENATAAIGAAKVVGTGKDLALELDYTPDAAGAYPIVLVTYEIACDKGNKAETLPATKSFLNYIASEDGQGLLADAGYAPMPTEIITKVRETISGLS; this is translated from the coding sequence GTGAAGCTTCAGCGCATGAACCGGCGGGCCCTCGCTCTCGGTGCTCTCGCCGTCTCCGGCGCCCTGGCCCTCACGGCGTGCGGCTCCGACGACACCGGCGGCAACAGCAGCGGCGGGGACAGCAGCGCCAACGCCAGCAACATCAAGTGCGAGGACGCCAAGGGCCAGCTCCAGGCCTCCGGCTCCTCCGCCCAGAAGAACGCGATCGACGCCTGGGTCAAGCAGTACGTCGCCGCCTGCCAGGGCGTGCAGATCAACTACAACCCGACCGGCTCGGGTGCGGGCATCACCGCGTTCACGCAGGGCCAGACCGCGTTCGCCGGTTCGGACTCCGCGCTGAAGCCCGACGAGGTCGAGGCCTCCAAGAAGGTCTGCAAGGACGGCCAGGCCATCAACCTGCCGATGGTCGGCGGCCCGATCGCGGTCGGCTTCAACGTCCCCGGCGTCGACACCCTCAACCTGGACGCCGCGACGCTCGCCCAGATCTTCGACAGCAAGATCACCAACTGGAACGACCCGGCCATCGCCAAGCTCAACCCCGACGCCAAGCTGCCCGACCTGAAGATCCAGGCGTTCCACCGCTCGGACGAGTCCGGCACCACGGACAACTTCACCAAGTACCTGAAGGCCGCCGCGCCCAAGGACTGGAAGTACGAGGGCGGCAAGTCCTGGGAGGCCAAGGGCGGCCAGTCCGCGCAGGGCTCCTCCGGCCTGGCCGCGCAGGTGAAGCAGACCTCCGGCGCCATCTCGTACTTCGAGCTGTCCTACGCCAAGGACGGCATCAAGACCGTCGACGTCAAGACCGCCGCCGCCGAGCCGGCCAAGGCCACCGTCGAGAACGCCACCGCCGCCATCGGCGCGGCCAAGGTCGTCGGCACCGGCAAGGACCTCGCGCTGGAGCTGGACTACACCCCGGACGCCGCCGGCGCCTACCCGATCGTCCTGGTGACGTACGAGATCGCCTGCGACAAGGGCAACAAGGCGGAGACCCTGCCCGCCACCAAGTCCTTCCTGAACTACATCGCCTCGGAGGACGGCCAGGGCCTGCTGGCGGACGCCGGCTACGCCCCGATGCCCACCGAGATCATCACCAAGGTCCGCGAGACCATCTCGGGCCTGAGCTGA
- the pstC gene encoding phosphate ABC transporter permease subunit PstC, producing the protein MDITTDTQKPTPSPTPPPTTPGDQRAARGAGRPGDRIFLGLSRGSGILVLVIMAAIAAFLTYRATLAISKDEANFFTTFEWNPSGVPAEFGIAVLAFGTIVSSIIAMVIAVPIAVGIALFITHYAPRRLGGPIAYVIDLLAAVPSIVYGLWGALVLVPHLNGLYGWLDQYLGWTGILEWNGGAPRSLFTVGILLAIMILPIITNVSREVFRQVPRMHEEAALALGATRWEVIRMSVIPFGRSGVISASMLGLGRALGETMAVAMVLSPTFDISPSLLDPGGGTFAQNIASKFNEATVMGQDALIASGLVLFVITLAVNGAARMIIARRKEYSGANA; encoded by the coding sequence ATGGACATAACTACGGACACCCAGAAGCCGACGCCCTCCCCCACACCCCCGCCCACCACCCCCGGGGACCAGCGCGCCGCCCGCGGCGCCGGCCGCCCCGGCGACCGGATCTTCCTCGGGCTCTCCCGCGGGTCCGGCATCCTGGTGCTGGTCATCATGGCCGCCATCGCGGCCTTCCTCACCTACCGCGCCACCCTCGCGATCAGCAAGGACGAGGCCAACTTCTTCACCACCTTCGAGTGGAACCCGAGCGGCGTCCCGGCCGAGTTCGGCATCGCGGTCCTGGCCTTCGGCACCATCGTGTCGTCGATCATCGCCATGGTCATCGCGGTCCCGATCGCGGTCGGCATCGCCCTGTTCATCACGCACTACGCGCCGCGCAGGCTGGGCGGCCCGATCGCGTACGTGATCGACCTGCTCGCCGCCGTGCCCTCGATCGTCTACGGCCTGTGGGGTGCGCTCGTCCTCGTGCCGCACCTGAACGGGCTCTACGGCTGGCTGGACCAGTACCTCGGCTGGACCGGGATCCTGGAGTGGAACGGCGGCGCGCCGCGCTCGCTGTTCACCGTGGGCATCCTGCTCGCGATCATGATCCTGCCGATCATCACCAACGTCAGCCGTGAGGTATTCCGGCAGGTCCCGCGCATGCACGAGGAGGCCGCCCTGGCCCTCGGCGCCACGCGCTGGGAGGTCATCCGGATGTCGGTGATCCCCTTCGGCCGCTCCGGCGTCATCTCCGCCTCGATGCTCGGCCTCGGCCGCGCGCTCGGCGAGACCATGGCCGTCGCCATGGTCCTCTCGCCGACCTTCGACATCAGCCCCAGCCTGCTCGACCCGGGCGGCGGCACCTTCGCGCAGAACATCGCCAGCAAGTTCAACGAGGCGACCGTGATGGGCCAGGACGCGCTGATCGCCTCCGGCCTGGTGCTGTTCGTCATCACCCTGGCGGTCAACGGCGCGGCCCGCATGATCATCGCCCGCCGCAAGGAGTACTCGGGGGCCAACGCATGA
- the pstA gene encoding phosphate ABC transporter permease PstA yields the protein MSHATLTPKSRSSLRGATLPKWFPWAVAGGSVLAGLGISAAAGLNSSIQWALIAAVLFVAGTYAISARVEGVRQAKDRVATSMVWVAFLMALIPLLSLIWETVKQGVKVLDGYFLSHSMGVVADSEPGGGIYHAILGTLEQVGLATLFSVPIGVLTAIYLVEYGRGRLAKAVTFFVDVMTGIPSIVAGLFVLSLWVLILDMGPSGIAGSFALCILMIPVVVRSTEEMLKLVPNELREASLALGVPKWRTILKVVLPTSIGGIVTGVMLAVARITGETAPVLLLVWGTDFINANPFQDPQESLPMYIYLQYSAGSDAAYDRAWAAALTLIAFIMILNLAARGVARWKAPKTGR from the coding sequence ATGAGCCACGCAACCCTTACCCCCAAGAGCCGCAGCTCCCTGCGCGGCGCGACCCTGCCCAAGTGGTTCCCCTGGGCGGTCGCCGGCGGCTCGGTCCTCGCCGGCCTGGGCATCAGCGCCGCGGCCGGGCTGAACAGCAGCATCCAGTGGGCCCTGATCGCCGCGGTGCTCTTCGTCGCCGGCACGTACGCCATCTCGGCGCGCGTCGAGGGCGTGCGCCAGGCCAAGGACCGGGTGGCGACCAGCATGGTCTGGGTCGCGTTCCTGATGGCGCTGATCCCGCTGCTCTCCCTGATCTGGGAGACCGTGAAGCAGGGCGTGAAGGTCCTCGACGGCTACTTCCTCAGCCACTCGATGGGCGTGGTCGCCGACAGCGAGCCCGGCGGCGGCATCTACCACGCCATCCTCGGCACCCTGGAGCAGGTCGGCCTCGCCACCCTGTTCTCCGTGCCGATCGGCGTGCTCACCGCGATCTACCTGGTCGAGTACGGCCGCGGCCGGCTCGCCAAGGCCGTCACCTTCTTCGTCGACGTCATGACGGGCATCCCGTCGATCGTCGCGGGTCTGTTCGTCCTCAGCCTGTGGGTCCTGATCCTCGACATGGGCCCGTCCGGCATCGCCGGTTCCTTCGCCCTGTGCATCCTGATGATCCCGGTGGTCGTCCGGTCCACCGAGGAGATGCTCAAGCTCGTCCCGAACGAGCTGCGCGAGGCGTCGCTCGCCCTGGGCGTGCCCAAGTGGCGCACGATCCTCAAGGTGGTCCTGCCGACGTCGATCGGCGGCATCGTCACCGGTGTCATGCTGGCCGTCGCCCGCATCACCGGCGAGACGGCCCCCGTGCTGCTGCTGGTCTGGGGCACCGACTTCATCAACGCGAACCCGTTCCAGGATCCGCAGGAGTCGCTGCCGATGTACATCTACCTCCAGTACAGCGCGGGCTCCGACGCGGCCTACGACCGTGCCTGGGCGGCGGCCCTGACGCTCATCGCGTTCATCATGATCCTCAATCTGGCCGCGCGCGGCGTCGCGCGCTGGAAGGCACCGAAGACGGGTCGCTGA
- the pstB gene encoding phosphate ABC transporter ATP-binding protein PstB yields MAKRIDVSGLNAYYSSFLAIEDISMTVEPRSVTAFIGPSGCGKSTFLRTLNRMHEVTPGGRVDGKVMLDDENLYGTGIDPVAVRREVGMVFQRPNPFPTMSVYDNVAAGLRLNGKYKKSQLDDVVEKSLRGANLWNEVKDRLNKPGSGLSGGQQQRLCIARAIAVEPNVLLMDEPCSALDPISTLAIEDLIGELKERFTIVIVTHNMQQAARVSDRTAFFNLAAVGQPGKLIEIDDTERIFSNPSVQATEDYISGRFG; encoded by the coding sequence ATGGCCAAGCGCATAGATGTCAGCGGCCTCAACGCCTACTACAGCTCCTTCCTGGCCATCGAGGACATCTCGATGACCGTCGAGCCCCGCTCCGTGACGGCCTTCATCGGCCCGTCCGGCTGCGGCAAGTCCACCTTCCTGCGCACGCTCAATCGCATGCACGAGGTCACCCCGGGCGGCCGGGTGGACGGCAAGGTCATGCTGGACGACGAGAACCTCTACGGCACCGGCATCGACCCGGTCGCCGTGCGCCGCGAGGTCGGCATGGTCTTCCAGCGCCCGAACCCGTTCCCGACGATGTCGGTCTACGACAACGTGGCGGCCGGCCTGCGCCTCAACGGCAAGTACAAGAAGTCGCAGCTGGACGACGTCGTCGAGAAGTCCCTGCGGGGCGCGAACCTCTGGAACGAGGTCAAGGACCGCCTGAACAAGCCGGGCTCCGGGCTGTCCGGAGGCCAGCAGCAGCGCCTGTGCATCGCGCGGGCGATCGCGGTCGAGCCGAACGTCCTGCTCATGGACGAGCCCTGCTCCGCCCTCGACCCGATCTCCACCCTCGCGATCGAGGACCTGATCGGCGAGCTGAAGGAGCGCTTCACGATCGTCATCGTGACGCACAACATGCAGCAGGCGGCGCGCGTCTCCGACCGCACGGCGTTCTTCAACCTGGCGGCCGTCGGCCAGCCCGGCAAGCTGATCGAGATCGACGACACGGAGCGCATCTTCTCCAACCCGTCGGTCCAGGCCACGGAGGACTACATCTCCGGCCGCTTCGGCTAG